A portion of the Chaetodon trifascialis isolate fChaTrf1 chromosome 7, fChaTrf1.hap1, whole genome shotgun sequence genome contains these proteins:
- the LOC139334193 gene encoding uncharacterized protein C1orf232 yields the protein MNPMWKVYKSKVLKTLNPEYEEDAAEEVTEVENDMMSPVQEDEGPTAVSQLARKMQGAGTKSWNRLSAIFNKDDEHQLLEETESPPVADHPLAVKPEEPPRPTRRSGFWDSFATNWAAKKQAEAAAANEAAAGQVEEGVTGAGGEESQDRQITEGEESEGGGGGGGGGGGRGGNNSFSKYISLGGGSGDKWNFVTSKLADLKTKTN from the exons ATGAATCCAATGTGGAAGGTGTATAAGAGCAAAGTGCTGAAGACGCTTAACCCTGAGTATGAGGAGGATGCTGCAGAAGAG GTCACAGAGGTGGAGAATGATATGATGAGTCCAGTGCAGGAGGATGAGGGACCCACCGCTGTGTCCCAGCTGGCCAGGAAA ATGCAGGGGGCCGGGACTAAAAGCTGGAACAGACTATCAGCTATCTTCAACAAAGATGATGAACACCAGCTTCTTGAGGAGACCGAGAGCCCGCCAGTCGCCGACCA TCCACTTGCAGTAAAGCCGGAGGAGCCTCCTCGACCCACCAGGCGCTCAGGATTCTGGGATAGCTTTGCAACCAACTGGGCTGCCAAGAAGCAGGCAGAAGCCGCTGCAGCAAAtgaggcagcagcaggccagGTTGAGGAGGGGGTGACGGGGGCCGGAGGAGAAGAGAGCCAGGACAGGCAGAtcactgagggagaggagagtgaaggaggaggcggaggaggaggaggtggaggaggacggGGCGGCAACAACAGCTTCTCCAAATACATCTCGCTGGGGGGAGGGAGCGGAGACAAGTGGAACTTTGTCACCAGCAAGCTGGCAGACCTGAAGACCAAGACCAACTAA